One stretch of Paenibacillus sp. AN1007 DNA includes these proteins:
- a CDS encoding bifunctional UDP-sugar hydrolase/5'-nucleotidase — MHSSEKQTLTILHTNDIHSHFSSMSAIAAMIHEERAEGRHLLVLDIGDHMDRMAVETEGTLGMANVDVMNLTGYDAVTIGNNEGLTFTPAQLAQSYSGLLCPIVCGNVVEQDTGRPPVWMKPSIIIEKGPFRIGLLGATAPFNTFYELLGWEVTDPVETLKEQVNMLREQVDVIVILSHLGLSTDKRLAEQIAGIDVILGGHTHHVLEEPLVIGQAVLGAAGKFGQWLGKVVLERAGEAEPVKLVSSGCVPVQQTLLEEQVSLAIATNFKEAERTLDQTAVITDRTLPINYEQESPFANLLAQAVRQFTGAELALVNAGQLLGGLPQGDITKGMLHSLCPSPINACTICLNGQQIREALEQSLLEEFIHKPITGFGFRGRILGTICMDGMEVHYDPLAAADNKIQSIYVNGIPMDEQREYVVGTLDMFTFNVGYPSLAQGNSIQYYLPEFIRDLLERELKRPGALEESQHARWFQS; from the coding sequence ATGCACAGCAGCGAGAAGCAAACATTAACCATTTTGCACACCAATGATATTCATAGTCATTTCAGCTCCATGAGCGCCATCGCTGCCATGATTCATGAGGAACGCGCTGAAGGAAGGCATCTGCTTGTCCTTGATATCGGGGACCATATGGACCGAATGGCTGTTGAGACGGAAGGTACACTCGGCATGGCCAACGTGGATGTGATGAATCTGACAGGTTATGACGCCGTTACGATCGGCAATAATGAAGGGCTGACGTTTACACCGGCCCAGCTTGCACAGTCCTATTCCGGACTGCTCTGTCCAATCGTATGCGGCAACGTAGTAGAACAGGATACAGGGCGCCCTCCTGTCTGGATGAAACCGTCGATTATTATCGAAAAAGGACCTTTCCGCATTGGTCTCCTGGGAGCGACCGCTCCATTTAATACGTTCTATGAACTTCTGGGGTGGGAAGTGACTGACCCTGTAGAGACGTTAAAAGAACAGGTTAACATGCTGCGTGAGCAAGTGGACGTGATTGTCATTTTATCTCATCTTGGTCTATCAACGGATAAAAGACTGGCGGAACAGATTGCCGGTATAGATGTTATTCTGGGCGGACATACCCATCATGTCTTGGAGGAACCTCTGGTTATAGGTCAAGCTGTGCTTGGAGCAGCAGGTAAGTTCGGACAATGGCTTGGTAAGGTAGTGCTGGAACGAGCAGGCGAAGCCGAACCCGTGAAGCTGGTGAGCAGTGGATGTGTGCCCGTACAGCAGACCCTATTGGAAGAACAGGTGTCCCTGGCGATTGCCACAAATTTTAAAGAAGCGGAGAGAACGCTGGATCAGACAGCCGTAATTACGGATCGAACGCTGCCCATCAACTACGAACAGGAGTCGCCTTTTGCCAACCTGCTTGCACAAGCAGTCCGGCAGTTTACAGGGGCTGAACTGGCACTTGTGAATGCGGGGCAGCTTCTTGGCGGCCTCCCGCAGGGAGACATTACCAAAGGAATGTTACATTCCCTATGTCCATCTCCGATAAATGCTTGTACAATATGCTTGAATGGTCAGCAGATTCGTGAAGCACTGGAGCAGTCATTACTTGAAGAATTTATTCATAAACCGATTACAGGATTCGGGTTTCGGGGGCGAATTCTCGGGACGATCTGTATGGACGGAATGGAGGTTCATTATGATCCCTTGGCGGCAGCGGATAACAAAATACAATCCATTTACGTAAACGGAATTCCTATGGATGAACAGCGTGAATATGTTGTTGGAACACTTGACATGTTTACGTTTAATGTGGGATATCCTTCCTTGGCCCAAGGAAACAGTATACAATATTATCTTCCTGAATTTATACGTGATTTGCTGGAACGGGAATTAAAACGACCAGGTGCACTGGAGGAGAGCCAGCATGCTCGCTGGTTTCAAAGCTAG
- a CDS encoding molybdenum cofactor biosynthesis protein MoaE, whose translation MKFTIQLFAGIAERLNTSQLDFECNGEMITAYELKEQLGQAYPEAASQIRSSFLAVNQKYAPADTILKADDELALIPPVSGGDGTSNQNQDQQPHTQEHRTEDGLFMITDAPLSVEEVTNRVITANHGAALTFVGTTREMTGEQRTVHLEYEAYVPMALSHMAAIGTEIAARWPGVICAISHRIGKVDVAEISVVIAVSSPHRSDCYDASRYAIERLKQTVPIWKKEIWEDGSEWKGHQLGPWNPME comes from the coding sequence ATGAAATTTACAATTCAACTATTTGCAGGCATTGCCGAGCGTTTAAATACATCCCAACTGGATTTTGAGTGCAATGGCGAGATGATTACGGCTTATGAGCTGAAAGAACAATTAGGACAGGCATATCCCGAGGCTGCTTCGCAGATTCGTTCCTCCTTCCTGGCAGTAAATCAAAAATACGCTCCTGCCGATACTATACTTAAGGCCGATGATGAACTCGCCTTGATTCCTCCTGTATCCGGAGGAGATGGTACTTCTAACCAGAATCAAGATCAGCAGCCGCATACACAGGAACACCGCACGGAAGACGGCCTGTTTATGATTACGGATGCGCCTCTGTCTGTTGAGGAAGTCACCAATCGGGTGATTACTGCCAACCATGGCGCCGCACTCACTTTTGTAGGGACGACTCGTGAAATGACGGGCGAGCAGCGCACTGTACATCTGGAATACGAAGCATATGTTCCTATGGCTCTTTCCCATATGGCTGCGATTGGTACGGAAATTGCAGCACGCTGGCCAGGTGTAATCTGTGCGATCAGTCATCGTATTGGCAAAGTTGACGTGGCAGAGATCAGCGTGGTGATCGCCGTATCCTCCCCTCACCGCAGCGACTGTTACGATGCAAGCCGTTATGCTATTGAAAGACTTAAACAAACGGTACCGATCTGGAAAAAAGAAATTTGGGAAGACGGTTCAGAATGGAAGGGACATCAATTAGGACCCTGGAACCCCATGGAATAG
- a CDS encoding HD-GYP domain-containing protein, with amino-acid sequence MRVHVTDLRPGDLLKNDIYNSSGLHMLMKGSVLSEDDISKLLQHGIDFADVEHTSNLHSDEQNLPSDQTRLLTNLFNDTIKGTESLFQQAIEKGFIDESQVDEILGTLTGQLEKQKDVVSLLLMLDGDSDYTYNHSLQVGMLAFYIAGWMGYDPEECLTVAKAGYLHDIGKSKIPSEILHKPGKLTTEEFAEMKKHTFYGYDIIKASTQDEILALVALQHHEREDGSGYPHGLKREEIHPYARITAVADVYSAMTTNRVYQTKQELISVLCELYSLSFGQLNGEATQELIKHMLPNFIGKRVLLTTGQTGVIVMNNPADYFRPLVQTSTAFIDLAKERDVAIVEIYVQ; translated from the coding sequence GTGAGAGTGCATGTTACAGATCTTAGACCCGGCGACCTGCTAAAAAACGATATCTACAATTCTTCAGGTCTCCACATGCTGATGAAAGGTTCCGTTCTCAGTGAAGATGACATATCCAAACTGCTGCAGCATGGAATTGATTTCGCAGATGTAGAACATACATCTAACCTTCACTCTGATGAACAAAACTTGCCTTCCGATCAGACCCGTCTGTTAACCAATCTGTTTAACGACACGATCAAAGGCACGGAATCCCTGTTCCAACAAGCCATTGAGAAGGGATTTATTGATGAATCACAGGTTGATGAAATTTTAGGCACCCTGACGGGTCAGCTTGAAAAACAAAAAGATGTTGTCTCTCTCCTGCTTATGCTTGATGGAGATAGCGACTATACGTACAATCATTCTTTACAAGTCGGCATGCTCGCTTTTTATATTGCTGGCTGGATGGGCTATGACCCGGAAGAGTGTCTTACGGTAGCCAAAGCGGGGTATCTTCATGATATCGGAAAGTCCAAGATTCCTTCTGAAATCTTACATAAACCAGGCAAACTAACGACCGAAGAATTCGCAGAAATGAAAAAACATACCTTTTACGGTTATGATATTATCAAAGCTTCTACACAGGACGAAATTTTGGCATTGGTTGCCCTCCAGCATCATGAACGCGAGGATGGGAGTGGTTATCCGCATGGATTGAAGAGGGAAGAAATTCATCCCTATGCTCGCATCACTGCCGTAGCTGACGTGTACAGTGCCATGACAACGAATCGGGTCTACCAAACCAAGCAGGAGCTGATCTCTGTACTGTGCGAGCTCTACAGTCTCAGTTTTGGTCAATTGAATGGTGAAGCAACTCAGGAGCTGATCAAACATATGCTTCCGAATTTTATCGGCAAAAGGGTACTTCTCACAACAGGACAGACGGGTGTCATTGTTATGAATAACCCCGCCGACTATTTCCGCCCACTCGTTCAGACCTCTACAGCCTTTATCGATTTAGCGAAAGAAAGAGACGTGGCTATTGTTGAAATCTACGTTCAATAA
- a CDS encoding YjcZ family sporulation protein, with the protein MSEVGYGCGGNVGNVGGVGGYNPCTSVGAILVLFILLVIITKAFCV; encoded by the coding sequence ATGAGCGAAGTAGGATATGGCTGTGGGGGCAATGTTGGTAACGTAGGCGGTGTAGGTGGATACAATCCATGTACATCCGTTGGCGCGATCTTGGTACTGTTCATCCTGTTGGTAATCATCACAAAAGCATTCTGCGTATAA
- a CDS encoding M23 family metallopeptidase: MNANPFEGYRITSSFGYRIHPIHGGQTFHRGVDLVTEPWNGPVYAFLEGTVRFAAEGRTGSGFGGYGLTVAMEDHRGYLHCYGHLSRIAVRIGQKVKRGDLIGYQGSTGQSTGPHVHYEIRKTSSPSYGYTASEHGVVEPGAYLLKEYGMISQEEEGTPMTNEEKELFTLMQKTLQLQGKWIQEQKRLTNMSCPVWAQEALAYYRPFIEDDTGSYDFWRILVIMHRKETGKKLDGL; the protein is encoded by the coding sequence ATGAATGCAAACCCTTTCGAAGGGTATCGGATTACAAGTTCATTCGGTTATCGAATCCATCCTATACATGGAGGCCAAACGTTTCATCGAGGTGTAGACCTGGTCACAGAGCCTTGGAATGGTCCCGTATACGCATTTCTTGAAGGAACGGTACGTTTTGCGGCAGAAGGACGCACAGGCTCCGGTTTTGGAGGATATGGGCTTACCGTCGCTATGGAAGATCATCGTGGATACCTGCATTGTTATGGTCATCTTTCTCGTATTGCTGTTCGCATTGGTCAGAAGGTGAAGCGAGGCGACCTTATCGGTTACCAGGGCAGTACTGGGCAGAGCACAGGTCCGCATGTACATTATGAGATTCGCAAAACAAGTTCACCTTCCTATGGATACACGGCAAGTGAACATGGAGTTGTTGAACCAGGAGCATACTTGTTAAAAGAATACGGAATGATCTCTCAGGAAGAGGAGGGAACGCCGATGACAAATGAGGAAAAAGAGCTGTTTACGCTGATGCAGAAAACACTGCAGCTTCAAGGAAAATGGATTCAGGAACAGAAGCGTTTGACTAATATGAGCTGCCCTGTGTGGGCTCAGGAGGCACTGGCCTATTATCGTCCCTTTATTGAGGATGACACAGGGAGTTATGACTTTTGGAGAATACTTGTAATCATGCATCGGAAGGAAACGGGGAAAAAGTTAGATGGGCTGTGA